The genomic segment CGGTGGGCGCTGTCCTGTTCGGGCGCCTTGGTGATCTGTTGGGCCGCCGGCGGGTGTACGGGCTGGAGGCGGTGCTGATGATCGTCGGTGCACTCGCCTCGGCCTTCGCCCCGAACTTCGTCAGCCTGCTGATCGCCCGCGTCGTCCTCGGGATCGGTATCGGCGGTGACTATCCGGCTTCCGGGGTGATCATGACCGAGTACGCCAACCGGCGAAATCGCGGTCGGCTGGTCGGATTGACCTTTCTGTTCTACGTTTTCGGACAGGTCGCGGCCTACGTGGTCGCACTGGTCGTCGTTGCTCTGGGTACGTCGCCGGGGTTGTCCTGGCGGCTGATCGTGGGCCTCGGGGCGATCCCCTCGTTGCTGGTGCTGTGGAATCGCCGGCACATGCCGGAATCCCCGCGGTGGACCCTGGTCGTGGCCGGCGATGCCGACCGGGCGGCGCGGGACCTGAGCGTGTTCTCCGGAAGCGCGGTAGAGACAGCTGCTGTGGACCGCGCGCCGGGGTCGGTGACATTGTGGAAAGCGCTGCGTTCCCGCTCTTTTCAGCTGACCTTACTCGGCACTGCGGGTAGCTGGTTTTTCTTCAACGTCGCAGTGTACGGAAATTCGGTGAGCCAGCCGCTGCTCATCAAGAGCATTGCGCCGGACACCAGCATCGTCACCAACATGGCGATCAACGCCGCGCTGGTCGTGTGTTTCAGCTTGGTGGCCGCCCTCGTCGGCCTCGCGTTGTTGGACCGAATCGGCCGTAAACCATTGCAGATGATCGGATTCAGCCTCTCGGCGCTGTCGATGTTGTTGATCGCCGCGATACCGGGGCTCACGTCGACGGTGACACCGTTCGCCGTGGTCTTCGGGCTGTCGCTGTTCGGCATCGCGGTGGGACCCAACTACACGACCATGCTGTTGGCCGCCGAATCGTATCCGACCGCGATCCGCAGTACCGCGCATGGGATTTCGGCCGGGACCGCGAAGGTGGGTGCCTTCCTGGGCGCCCTGATCACTCCCGTCGCCCTGGCCCACCTGGGGCTGCGGTCGACGGTGCTGATCGCCGGTGTGTGCTTTGCGCTCGGCATCGCCGCCACGATGCTACTCGCCGAGCCCAAGGACGTCGCGCTGGATACCGTCGAAGCAACGCCACGGAAACGGCTCGCTCGCAAGCTCATTGCGCCGACGACCTCGCAACCGGTGTCGGCATGACGGCGGTCAACAGCGTCGTGGCGGCACGGTATGCGCGCTGGGACGGGGTGGGGCAGCCGATCACCGTGGTGACGACCAGTGCGGCGACCGACCCCGGCCCGGGCCGGGTCCTGGTCGCGGTCGATCTGGCCACCATCTGCGGGAGTGACCTGCACACCGTGACTGGACGAAGGGATGCGCCGCATCCGGGCATCCTCGGCCACGAACAAGTCGGCCATGTGGTGGCCATCGGTTCCGGCGGGCGTCCCCGCTATCCCAACGACGCCGAGGTGGCGATCGGAGACCGGGTCGTGTGGTCCCTCACGGCGTCCTGCGGACGATGCCGCAATTGCGTGTGGGGCCTCGAACAGAAGTGTCTGCATCTCAAGAAGTATGGTCACGAGGCACTCGACAGCGCCTGGCCGCTCAACGGCGGCTTCGCCAGTCACTGTGTTCTGTTGCCGGGCACCACGATTGTCGAGGTACCCGATAGCGTGCCGGACGCGGTGGCCGCACCCGCATCGTGCGCTACCGCGACCGTCGCTGCAGTGTTCGACGCAGCCGAACTCGATCGGCACCGCGACCC from the Mycobacterium lentiflavum genome contains:
- a CDS encoding MFS transporter; the encoded protein is MTTLDHTGVRARLDDAPVSRFHLKAAVTAGMGFFTDSYDLNVIGTVTLLVKPEFHLSAGQVGALTSSTLLAVAVGAVLFGRLGDLLGRRRVYGLEAVLMIVGALASAFAPNFVSLLIARVVLGIGIGGDYPASGVIMTEYANRRNRGRLVGLTFLFYVFGQVAAYVVALVVVALGTSPGLSWRLIVGLGAIPSLLVLWNRRHMPESPRWTLVVAGDADRAARDLSVFSGSAVETAAVDRAPGSVTLWKALRSRSFQLTLLGTAGSWFFFNVAVYGNSVSQPLLIKSIAPDTSIVTNMAINAALVVCFSLVAALVGLALLDRIGRKPLQMIGFSLSALSMLLIAAIPGLTSTVTPFAVVFGLSLFGIAVGPNYTTMLLAAESYPTAIRSTAHGISAGTAKVGAFLGALITPVALAHLGLRSTVLIAGVCFALGIAATMLLAEPKDVALDTVEATPRKRLARKLIAPTTSQPVSA
- a CDS encoding zinc-binding dehydrogenase, coding for MTAVNSVVAARYARWDGVGQPITVVTTSAATDPGPGRVLVAVDLATICGSDLHTVTGRRDAPHPGILGHEQVGHVVAIGSGGRPRYPNDAEVAIGDRVVWSLTASCGRCRNCVWGLEQKCLHLKKYGHEALDSAWPLNGGFASHCVLLPGTTIVEVPDSVPDAVAAPASCATATVAAVFDAAELDRHRDPTRILITGAGMLGVTAAAMADALGAWVAVCDPDPVRQETAYSFGADLVVGEPEDVPPVDVALELSGSPLAVEACIASLDVGGRAVLAGSVAASQPISIDPEYLVRNLMTITGVHNYRPLHLRAAVDFLAAHHDRYPFAELVSPAADLDHLDDALRSAAASPSLRQSVCPTW